TATGGCCGCAGCAACAAGAGCCGGTTCTATATCAAGTGAAGTAGGTTTAAGAGTATCTGAATGTCTCTCAATAAAACCGGTATCAATAGTGCCCTCTTTAAATTCATTGTTAGCCATCACGCGTAATAAAAAACCGATGTTTGTCTTGACGCCCAGAACAACAAATTCCTTTAGCGCAGAAATCATTTTGCTGATAGCGACTTCTCTTGTTTCACCCCATACTATGAGCTTTGAAATCATAGGATCGTAAAATGGGGTAATTTCAGAACCACTGTAGATCGATGAGTCATTCCTAATACCCGGACCATTCGGCGCCCTGAAATAGACTATTTTGCCGGGTGAAGGTATGAAGTTCATCTCAGGATCTTCGGCATAAACTCTACACTCGATCGCATGCCCTTTCATTGTGATGTTCTTTTGTTTAAAAGGCAGCTTCTCTCCGTTGGCTATTCTTATCATCCATTTAACGATGTCGAATCCAGTAACCATTTCGGTAACTGGATGTTCAACCTGTATTCTCGTATTCATCTCTAGGAAATAGAAATTTCCCTTCTGATCCAATATAAATTCGACAGTTCCAGCTCCGTGGTAAGAAACTGCCTCTGAGATTTTAACTGCTACTTCCCCCATCTTTTTTCTGGTCTTAGCATTAATGGCTGGAGAAGGAGTTTCTTCAATCACCTTTTGATGCCTTCTTTGTATGGAACATTCTCGTTCGAACAAATGTAGTATGTTTCCGTGCAAGTCACCTATAACCTGAATCTCAACGTGGCGCGGTTGCTCGACAAATTTTTCAATGTAGACTGAATCATCGCCGAATGATGAACGGGCCTCGCTTCTGGCCATACGTAATGAGCTTTTGAAATCATCTTCCTTCAAAACAAGCCTCATTCCCTTTCCACCGCCACCGGCCGAGGCTTTTATCATAATTGGATAACCAATTTTCTTGGCTATTACCCCTGCTTCCACATCACTCACAGCACCCTCAGATCCCGGTGCTAGCGGTACACCCGTCTCCTGGGCAATTTTTCTAGCGGTTACTTTATCTCCCATTAGTCGGATAGATTTTGATGAGGGGCCAATAAATACAATCCCTTCTTTTTCACACATCTCTGCAAAGGTCTCATTTTCGGCCAGAAACCCGAATCCTGGATGAATGGCTTCGGCCTTTGAAGTTTTTGCGATTTCTATTATTTTTTCCTTAACTAGGTAGCTCGCACTGGGTGCTGAAGGACCTACGTGATAGGCTTCATCTGCTAGTGCGACATGGAGTGAGGTTCTATCTGCATCGGAATAGATTGCAACCGTTTTTACTCCAAGCTCATTGCAAGCCCGTATAATACGTACTGCGATTTCCCCTCTATTGGAAATCAGTATTTTATTGAACATTTATCTTCTCCAATAAGTCCTTGACCACTAAGACGATGAGATACGAAGCGAGAGTTTAGGAATTAGAATACAAAAGTCAGGAGTCAGAAGCAATTTTTCTTCTGGATACCGTCTTCTGACTTCTAAAATTGACTTTCAAACTCCTATTACTCCTTTGTGCCTTAGTGTCTTGGTGGCTACTTTCACTATAATGGAATATTTCCGTGTTTTTTTGGTGGATTTGTCTGTCTTTTAGCTTCAAGCATCTCAAACGCCCTTATCACCCTTGGTCTTGTATCTTCGGGCCTGATAACTTCATCGATAAAGCCAAGGTCGGCAGCTCTATAAGGATTAGCGAACCTTTCTCTATACTCTTCGGTAAGTCTCACTCTCTCCGCTTCAGGGTCCTCGGCCTGTTCTATTTCCTTCCTTGCGATTATGTTCACAGCTCCCTCCGGGCCCATTACAGCTATCTCTGCGGTGGGATAAGCAAAATTAATGTCGGCCCTTACATGTTTGGAGGACATGACGTCATACGCGCCGCCATAGGCCTTTCTCGTAATAACGGTGACCCTTGGTACAGTTGCTTCGCAATATGCATATAGAAGCTTAGCCCCGTGTTTGATAATACCTCCCCATTCCTGGGCCGTACCGGGAAGAAATCCAGGTACGTCAACAAAGGTAAGAATGGGAATGTTAAAACAATCACAGAATCTCACGAACCTTCCACCCTTCACGGACGCATTAATATCAAGACATCCGGCGAGCACATTTGGCTGGTTGCCTACAATTCCCACAACCCTGCCATCCAGTCTAGCAAATCCGATATTTATATTTTGGGCAAAATGTTCTTGAACCTCGAAGAAATAACCATGGTCTACGATAAGCCTGATAACATCTTTGATATCGTAGGGTTTGTTGGGATTTTCTGGGACTATACCCCTCAGGCTCATTTCACGTCGTTCAATGGGATCGTCTGTTGAAATTCTTGGTGAATCTTCCATGTTGTTGGAGGGTAAGAAGCTTAGTAGCTCCTTGATGAGTAAAATACAGTCCTTATCGTTCTGTGCTGCAAAGTGGGCTACGCCGCTAGTTGAATTATGAACCATGGCGCCACCAAGTTCCTCTCTGGTTACCTCCTCATGGGTGACGGCTCTAATGACGTCGGGACCGGTTATGAACATATAACTGGTGTCTTTCGACATAATTATAAAATCGGTCATAGCTGGAGAGTATACAGCACCACCTGCGCAGGGTCCCATTATGGCCGAGATTTGAGGAATAACACCCGAGGCGAGTACATTCCTTAAAAATATGTGGGCGTAGCCTGCAAGGCTTTCAACACCCTCCTGAATCCTTGCACCACCAGAATCGTTTAAACCGATTACCGGGGCTCCGACCTGTGTGGCAAGGTCCATAATTTTTGCGATCTTGTTTGCGTAGACCATTCCTAGAGATCCGCCAAAAACAGTAAAATCCTGTGCAAATACAAATACCTGTCGCCCATCTATCTTTCCGTACCCCGTTATTACACCATCTCCAAGTATTTTGTTTTTATCCATATTGAAATCTGTGCATCTATGAACGACAAACTTGTCTAGTTCCACAAATGTGCCTTTATCGAGCAGAAGATTAACTCTCTCTCTAGCTGTGAGCTTCCCCATTTCGTGTTGCTTTTGGATTCTAGCTTTTCCTCCACCCTGTTCTGCTTCCTTTTCCTTATGCTCCAGAATTTCAATCTTATCCTTCATGTTTTACTCCTTCACTGATCTATAGGATCGGGGAAATTACACTTGGGTAAGGAAGACAGCAATTTGGGTGTTGAACTGTGTTTCGTCGGGCCTGTTGTAGTAAGAATTATCATTTAAATTCAGAAAACAATTTACGTTTGAGATTTTGTAAGTTTTAGGGATATAATTAGAATCCAAACCCCTTCTCCATCTCAAAAAAGCGGAATCAACTATACCAGAAAAATTCCCTTAATCAAAGTCGTAGTTAGCCACTAAGGCACTAAGGCACAAAGGAGGAACATGAGTTTTAAAAACGTAGATTTGGAAGTCAGAATTCAGAATCCAGAAGAATAAATACTTCTGACTCCTGACTTCTGCATTTTAACTCTATGAATTCGAACTTTGTGTCTTAGAGTCTTTGTGGCAACTCAGTTGTTATTTTTTCCCAAACTTCTTCAACCTGTTTTCTACTTTCTCCTAAACTCCCCGAGTTATCGATAACATGTGTTGCATGTTTAGTTTTTTCAGATATTGGCATCTGGGATTTTATTCTTGAGAGCGCTTCATCTCTTCGGAGTCCGTCTCTTTTCATTATTCTTTCAACCTGAGTTTCTTCATCAGTGACAACTACTATCAATTCATCAATAAGATTTAACAGACCTCCTTTTTCAACTATGAGAGCCGCTTCAACAATTACCAGATTTCCATTTTCTTTCTTATACTTATCGATTAACTCTTTTAGTTTTGTCATTATCCTGGGGTGGGTGATCCGATTTAGTTGCTCTCTCTTCGTATCATCATTGAAGACAATTTCCCCTAATTTTTTTCTATTAATTGAGCCATCGGTATTTAAGATATTGTTTCCGAATTCTTCTATGATCTCTTTCCAGGCAATCTCGCCGGGTTCCACGACTTCCCTTGCAATCTTGTCGGCGTCAATTACCTTTGCCCCTAGTTGTTTAAAAATATTTGCTACCTCGGTCTTTCCAGATGCGATATTTCCAGTAAGTCCTATTATCTTCATCTCTAGGGTATTCTAATTTGCGTATTAGTTTGTTTCAAATAAAGATAATTTGACATAAGTTAGACAATGAAGTCTCTAGATTTGAAGTGTTAGCCCATTATAAATAGCGCATTAGGGTTGATATTCTATTAATTGAGGTGAAGGCTCAATATGTATAATATAGTAGAATCTTAAGCATGTAGTTAATTTGAATCACCAAAAATATCCACGGCATTCTTGAAGTACCATTGCAGTAATGTGGGTAAATAAATATGGTGTAAATGTCATGTTTAATTAGAAGTGAAGAATATGAAAATTGCAATCATTTCAGACATTCACGACAATGTGTGGAATTTGGGAGCTGCAGTCGAAAAAATTCAGGGTGCTGACGCTCTCATTTGCTGCGGGGATTTGTGCTCCCCGTTCATAGTGGACTTGATGGCCGATGGCTTTCCAAAGCAAATCCATATAGTGTTCGGAAATAATGATGGCGATCAATACCGCATCACCAACAACGCAATTAAGTATGGTGGCCGCGTAATAATTCATGGTGAATTTGCAGAGCTCAAGCTAGGTGGAAAGCGTCTTGCAGTAAATCATTATCCAAATATTGCAAGATCAATTGCTGAGTCGGGAGATTATGATGTGGTGTGCTTTGGCCATAACCATATTTATAGAGTTCAACATGTTAATAAAACCCTTTTGATTAATCCTGGAGCTATAATGGGATACGACGGGGTGAACAAAAAGGACATTCCCTCGACATTCGTTGTCTACGATACCGTAAGTGATGAGTTTAAGGGGTACGAGGTTAGGTCAAAAGATGATGCGAAAGCCATCTCAAAAATTGTAGTTGAGATCGACGAGACTTCCTAGCTTTGCAAGTAAAGTATTGACCTATTATGTGTATCTATCCATACTTATGAATATTAAAATAAAGTTTAACACATGGGACGGCAATGGAAGATCTGTTAACCATAGATGAAGTGTCGAAACGACTCAAGATTAGTAAGGCTACTGTGAGACGGCATATTAGAGAAGGAAAACTTAAGGCGTATAAAATAGGTAGAGTCGTACGTATCTCTTCTGATGATTTAAAGAGAATCATCAGTCCTATAGATGAAGTAAATAGATCAAAGAAAACCCTAGATTGGTTTGACGGGTGTCAGAGGTTATGTAGAGAAATAAAGGAAAGACACCATAGTTCCTTATTAGAGGATTCAACTGAAACCATTCGGGATCTTAGACACGTGAGGACGATTAGTTAATAGTTCATGGACAAAGTCTGTATTGATGCAAGCCTAGCTCTCAAGTGGGTATTGCCTGAAATATATACAAACAGGGCGCAAGAAGTCCTTCGCAATTGGCTGCTTGAAGGGGTTTCTCTAGTTGCACCGACACTTTTTATCTATGAAATAGCCTCCGCTTTGAGAAATAAAGTGCATAGGCAAGTCATTACACTGAAGGAAGGGTTTTCAGCTCTGAATCAAATCAGGAGCGGAAACATTGAATTGATATATCAACCAGAATTAGTTGAAATGGGATGGGCCATATCTGAGCGATTAGGACTGCCGACTGCTTATGATTCATTTTATCTAGCCCTTGCAGAACACGAAGGCTGTGAGTTCTGGACGGCTGATGAGAACCTGGTAAACATATTGGAGAACAATAAAATAAAATGGGCGAGGTGGATAGGGGGTTCTTAAATCGAAAACTAAGGTTTTCCGTTACGGCTTTAGGCACTTGAGATATGTGCGACTGCCTTCTTTAATCTTTCGATAACTTTGTCCTTTCCGAGTATTTCCATGACCTCAAAAATCCCTGGGCTTACCGCACCACCTGTTAGTGCTACCCTCGTAGGTTGAGCGACGTTTACAAGTTTGAGCCCGCTTTCATCAATTATTTCTTGAAAAATCCTTTGTAATTGTTCGATAGTAAATTCATCTAGTTTGGATAGCCTATTTATGAGCTTTTCAAATATTGGCAGCGATTCTGTGGTCAGAAATCTATTTTTTGCCTTATCGTCGAATTTAATTTCATCGTTGAAAAAATAATCTGCTGAGTTTACTATGTCTACGAGTGTCTTCGCTCTTTCCCTAAGATTCTCGACTATCTTTATTAATTTGGAATCCATTTTTACTCGGAACCCCTTATCCTGAAGTAGCGGAATTACAAGTTCTGCGACCTCACTGGCTGGTTTATTCCTTATGTACCAGCCGTTCAACCAAATAAGCTTTTCCGGGTTGAATACCGCGGGAGATTTGCCGACATTGTCAAGGGTGAATTTCTCAATCAATTCATCCTTAGAGAAGATCTCCTGATCCCCATAGGACCAACCCAAGCGGGCGAGATAATTTATTAAGGCCTCCGGCAGGTAACCGCTTTCTCTGTACGCTATCACCGAGGTAGCGCCGTGCCTTTTGCTAAGCTTTGCTTTATCTGAACCCAGTATTGTGGATACATGGGCAATTTTCGGGACATCATACGAGAAAGCTCCATATATTAAAACCTGCTTAGGTGTGTTTGGTAGATGATCGTCTCCTCTGATTATATGAGATATCTCCATCTCAGCATCATCAACTACTACCGCAAAGTTATACGTCGGGAACCCATCGGTTTTTTGGATTATAAAGTCGTCAATTTCTTTGGCGTCGAAGATTATCGTTCCCCTTATAAGGTCATCCACCTCTATTGAGCCCCAGTCGGGTGTCATGAGTCGAATGGCGTAAGGTTTGTTTTCAGGATGGGATCTTAGTTTTCTACAGGTGCCTTCATATCTATAAATCCTTCCCTGCTTTTGAGCTTCTTTTCTTCTCGACTCAATATCTTCAGCGGTACAATAGCATCTATATGCATTTCCACTCTCTATCAGTTTTTGAGCGTGGTCTTGATAAATAGCAATTCTATCCGACTGTCTGTACGGACCTTCATCCCAGTCCAGACCTAGCCATGACATAGCATCCAGTATCTCAGTAATGGATTCTTCCGTTGAACGGCTGCGATCGGTGTCCTCAATCCTGAGAATAAATTTACCCCCGAAGTGCCTTGCAAATAGCCAGTTGAATATTGCTGTTCTGGCGCCCCCAATATGCAGGGAGCCAGTAGGGCTTGGAGCAAATCTGGTTCTCACTTTCATGGGATTCAAGGTAAATTAGAGTTTATGATGAGTCAAAATATTTAATTGTATGTCCCGGATTTTGATAGCGCGATAGAGACGCCCCTTCTGGGTGTCTTCACATTATTTCTCCGTGACATGATTGAGGATTTTGTCCAGTTTACTTGTCCTTTCAAGCGCAGCGAGTTGATCGTATCCGCCAATAACTTTATCGTCTATTATGATGATCGGTACTGTTCTCCAACTAAACTGTTCCATTACTCGCCTTTTCAATTCATGGTCATGCGTAACATCGATTTTTTTATAGTCGACCTTCTTTTTGTCAAGAAGCGCCTCTGCCGCCCGACAATATGGACAGTAAGTAGTTGTGTAAACTTCAACCTTGCTCAATCTATAATTCCCCTAATGTATCTACTTTTAAGTTAATATGATGCTTGGTTTTTAAATGAGTTTCAAGTATCATTGAAAGTTACTCAAATACAGGTCACATGTTTTAAAAACGAGTTATAAGAACTCATAATCCACTCTGATGGTTAGATTTTTTCCAAGAGAAGAGAAGTTTTTTGTTTATTTTAACGAGGCTTCCGAGAAAATCCTTGCGGGTATAAAACTTTTTAAGGAAATGATGCAAGATCTATCGACTGCAGCCGACAAGACGAAGAAGATAAAGGAAGTTGAACATGAAGCTGACCGTATAACCCATGAGACAATTTCCAAATTGCATCAAACATTCATAACCCCGATTGATCGTGAATTTATACATTCCCTAATAACCAGGATGGATGATATTCTTGACCTTATTTATGCTGCATCGGAAAGGGTCTTCTTATATAAAATAACGACATCAACTGCCCATGCGCTCTCCTTAATCGATACACTGGAAAGGGCCATTATAGAAGTGGCAAAGGGAGTAGAAGGGCTCAGTAACCTAAAGAACTCTAAATCGATTCTAAACATCTGTATCGAGATCCATAGCCTTGAAAATGAGGGCGATAGGGTCTTTAGGATCGCCCTGTCAGACCTGTTTAATTCTAATTTTGATCCCACTGAAATAATTAAGTGGAAGGATATCTACGAGACGTTTGAAGATGCGATTGACAAATGTGAGGATGTAGCAAACATCTTGGAAGGAATAGTCCTCGAGAATGCATGACACCCTCTTATTGACGGTCGTAGTTATAGTAATAGCGCTTTTATTCGACTTTACTAATGGTTGGAACGACGCTGCAAATTCGATAGCAACCGTGGTGTCAACAAGGGTTCTTTCGCCTCTCCAAGCAGTTCTGTTCGGTGCTACATTAAATTTTCTAGGAGCGTATTTAAGCACAAAAGTTGCGAAGACAATCGGTGGAGATATTACCGATCCCAAAACTATAACTCAGACGGTAATTCTTTCGGCGATGATAACTGCTTCCGGCTGGACGGTGATTATGACTAGAGTGGGGCTTCCCATAAGCGCATCGCATGCTTTAATAGGCGGAATAATTGGGGCTACAATCTCATTTAAGGGTATTGCCGCTCTTCAGATAGCCGGGGTAACCAAAATCCTGATTGCGCTTGTTGCATCGCCAATCTTTGGTTTTAGCATTGGGTTCCTATTAATGTTCCTTATCATCTGGCTATTTCATCGCCTTTCACCAACATCAATTAACAGGACTTTTGGAAAACTTCAGATTTTATCCGCTGGTTTCATGGCTATCAGTCATGGCACCAATGATGCTCAGAAGACGATGGGTGTGATTACGATGACCCTTGTCACCGGAGGCTACCTCGATACTGTAGAGGTTCCAATCTGGGTAATCAGTGCTTGTGCAATCGTGATGGGACTCGGTACCGCGTTTGGTGGATGGAAGGTTATTAAAACCCTTGGTGTAAACCTTCTCAAGATTAAGCCGGTTCAGGGATTTGCTGCAGAAACCTCCGCATCTGTAGTCATGCTTGGTGCGGCGTCGCTGGGTGTCCCCGTAAGTACGACACATGTGATTGCATCTTCGATTATGGGGGTTGGATCGACAACGAGATTTTCAGCCGTCAGATGGGGAATAGCCAGGGATATTGTTATGGCGTGGATTTTTACACTCCCGGTTTGTGCCTTAGTCGCAGGTATACTTTTCCAGTTAATCAATCTAATTTCTTAGATATAAGTCAAGCGGGAGTTCAAGAAGATAACAACTTGTCACTTTATGAGTAAGCGGTTCGTGATATTAACGACTTTTATTTTTTTGTTTAATTCTTGCTCAATTGCGAAATTTGCAAAGTACTATGCCGGCGCCGATTCCTCTTCCGGTAGTCTCAATGGATTGTATTATGAAAAAGAGGATACCGCCTACATAATTGGCAGTTTACCCGACACTTGGAAAAGAATAGAGATAAAGGGCGGCGACTTGGCATATTGGAACCCGCAAGATGAATCGACTATTACTGTAAATTCGACTTGTGACAAGAATAAGATCAAATATAATCTAAAGGCCCTTTCTAATACCCTGGTAATCGGGATAGATGATAAGAAATTGATAGAAAGCAGCGAGCCGAACGTAAGCGGTGTGATTTCTCTTAAAAGAATCTATGAAGGAAAGCTCTCTGGTGTTCCCATAAAAATCAGCACCGTAGTATTAAAAAAGGGTGACTGTATTTACGACATAGCATATTCATCAGCGCGAGATAATTTTGATAGCTGGTTTGGAGAGTTCAATGAGTTCGTTTCACAATTTAAAATAATGAGCTGATTTAAATGAAGGAAATTATATTAGATATTGGCGGGTATTTTCTTTCTATACTTGAACGTGTTGGAGATGTTGTAATCCTGTTTTATAGGACATTATACACAAGTATTAGCCCTCCGTTTAACTTTCGGCTTGTAGTACAACAGTTGGATGAAATTGGATTTAAATCAACTCCTATAGTAGTGGTCTCTTCTATAGCAATAGGAATGGTTATGGTTGTTCAGCTCGCTTGGGGATTCGCATTTTTTGGCGCGAAGGGTGTAATAGGGCCCATTGTCACTCTCGCATTCGTTAGGGAATTGGGTCCTGTACTAGCCTCTCTTTTGGTAGGTGGCAGGGTTGGTTCAGGAATAACTGCTGAAATTGGATCCATGCAGGTGACAGAGCAAATTGATGCTATCAGAACATTGGGCGCCGATCCGATAAAGAAACTTGTTGTTCCAAGATTTATTGCTGCTGCGATTTCCTTTCCATTTCTTGCGGTAATTGCCGACCTTTCCGGTATTATCGGTGCGATGATCATGGCCGACGTTGAGTTAGGAGTCAAGCCGAGGCTATTTATATCAAGTATGGAAGGGTTTATAACCCTGACCGACTTTTTCAGCGGGATTTTGAAAACCGTGTTTTTTGGAATACTAGTTTCCATAATTGGTTGCTATGTGGGAATGACTACAGAGGGGGGAACAGAAGGAGTTGGGAGAGCTACAACTTTAACTGTGGTTATCTCGATGGTACTCATCATTGTAGGCGATTTTTTCCTCACAAAACTGTTTTTGATTCTGTAATCGTTTTTTCAGTTATATGCGATGCATTATATCGTCATTAAACCGGTAAATTCTTTCCGGTCGGCGAGATTGTTTTCCTCCGACATAACATTTGTAAATTTCTGCTTACCAACTTTAACCTCATTTGACAAAGGATTTTAAATCAAGAAAATTAGCTTGACGTTTGATGCCGAATTTACTAAAAAACCCATCGGGTGAACCTTATTTTCAGGCCGGGTCGGGAACGGCTTCATATTCTGAAGATTTAGGTCCATGGATCCTATTTGCGACAATTCTTGGGACCAGCATGGCCTTCATTGATAGTACTGCAATAAATGTGGCACTGCCAGTAATACAGAGGGATCTTCATGCAACTCTGGCAGGGGTCCAGTGGATGGTTGAGGCATATGCGCTTTTTATTGCTTCACTTATTTTGGTAGGAGGAACCCTGGGCGATTACTTTGGTCGGCGGCGTATTTTTGCTATTGGAATTATTGTTTTTACCATATCATCAATCTGGTGTGGTTTCGCACCTAATACAGCACAGCTTATTGTAGGAAGAGCAATGCAGGGTGTTGGGGGAGCGCTACTGGTACCAGGGAGTCTCTCTATCATCAACTCATCATTCAGTGATGGAAAGAGGGGACGAGCCATAGGTACCTGGTCAGCTTTCACTGCCATTACGGCTGGGTTGGGTCCTGTGTTAGGTGGGTGGTTGGTTGAGAACTTTTCATGGCGTTGGGTCTTTTTTATAAATGTCCCTATTGCGTGTGTTGTATTGGTAGTCTTATTTTCAAGAGTCCCTGAGAGCCGTAATGATGATGAAGGTTTAAGATTAGATTGGCTTGGTGCAGTCCTGACCACGATTGGACTTGGAGGGGTTGTTTATGGACTTATTGAGTCTTCTAGTATGGGTTTTGGTAACCCCTTCGTCATCGCTGCTTTAGTGGTCGGTACAGTTTGTTTAATGCTATTCGTAATTGTCGAGCGATATAACAAATCTCCTATGATGACTCTTCATCTGTTTCGATCTCGAACTTTCAGTGCGGCAAATGTAATTACATTTTTAATGTACGCTGCTATGGGCGGGGCACTATTCTTCGTTCCATTCAATCTGATTCAGGTGCAGGGATACACGGCAACCGGCGCAGGAGCTGTGTGGATACCTTTTGTATTGTTGATATTTTTACTGTCCAGATGGGCCGGTGGGTTGGCAAGTAAACATGGTGGGAAAATACCACTTGTCGTAGGTGGTACAATAATTGCACTCGGCTATGTGCTTTTCGCATTACCTGGAATTGGAGGAAGTTATTGGTTGACTTATTTCCCCGCAATTTTCGTTTTGGGATTAGGTGCTGGTTTTAGTGTGGCTCCACTGTCTACAGTTGTGATGGAAGCAGTTGATGTAAGACAATCCGGACTTGCTTCGGGTATTAACAACGCTGTATCAAGAATTTCCGGACTGCTATCAATTGCAGTACTGGGAATATTTGCTTTACAGTCATTCAACAAGGGGCTCGATGAGAGAATTGTCGACATCAGCCTAACGCCCTATGCGATTGAGTATCTCGATTCAGAGAGAATCAAACTTGCGGCAGCCGAGATACCTCCGGGGCTTTCTGCGCAATCGAGTTTAGCATTAAAAAGGGCCATTGCGGAATCTTTTGTTGATGCTTTTCGTGTTATCATGTTTATTTCCACCGGGCTTGCGATGGCAGCCGTTCTAACTGCTTTGATTTTTATCGATGGAGGTAGTAGGGAACAGAAAATAATAACGGATAATCCTTACTCGTAGTAAACTCAAATTATCAGCGTTTGGTAATTGCGTTTTAGTATGTGATTGCAGATAGACAGGTGACTAAGAATATTTTAAGATCACGTAAAATGGCCTTACAGGAGGTGTTTTATGCTAAATAAATTTTTTCGAACAGAGGATGATTCTGCTTTACTCGTTGCGAGGTTAGCTTTGGGGATTGTTTTTTTACCGCATGGTTTACAGAAGACTTTAGGCTTGTTTGGGGGAGCAGGGTTTTCTGGAACGATGGGATTTTTCACACAACAAGGGTTGCCGTCAATTATTGCATTTCTTGTTATAATTGCTGAGTCGTTTGGCGCGCTTGGACTCATTATAGGTTTTTTGAGCAGGCTTGCAGCGTTTGGGATTTGTTTGAATATGCTAGGTGCTATTTTAATGGTTCATTTACCCAATGGATTCTTCATGAACTGGTTTGGCACACAAAAGGGAGAGGGTTTTGAATACCATATTTTAGCAATTGGCTTGGCGTTAGTTGTTTTGATTGGTGGCGGAGGTAAGTGGTCTGTGGATAGGCTTTTACTCAAAGATTGAAGTTCTTGTATATCGGTGTTGCTGTCCTCCCCGTTGTTGCGAACACTTCGATACGGTGCGTTTAAACTCCGTGAAGCAATCCCGATATCATTTATGGTAGCGGAGGACTTTAGTCCTCCATTCTTTTATATAATTTATAGCGACGCGAAGATTGCCGTTACATGCAGAAATAGGTTAAGGAGACTATCATCGGAAGTAATGATAGGAGCCTTCATTAATCCCTCTACTTGGATTATAATGTCCCCAATTTTCAAGGTGCGTGCATAACCCCTATCAAATCATTCCTATAGTTCGGGTGTAGATTCATTGAGAGGGAACTTTATGACTATTTATAACCTCGTTAGCTTTGTTGGTTTATTTGTACTGCTTGGTGTCGCATGGCTAATGTCCACCGATAGAAGGAATATAAACTTCCGAGTAATTATATGGGGCTTAGTATTACAGATTGCTTTTGCCACTTTCATTTTCGTAATCCCGGCGGGTACAAGTTTTTTCTTATTCATTAACGATTCTGTCGTAAGGGTTCTTGATTCGGCTTCGGCTGGAGCGAAGTTTCTTTTTGGCAGGCTGTCCCTATCTCCCGGAGAGGTGAACGAGCATGGAGAATCCTCATTGGGTTTTTTTCTAGCGTTTCAGGTTTTTCCTGCCATAATATTCTTTTCGGCCCTGATGTCAATTTTATATTATTATAAAATCATGCCGACTGTGATTAGGGGTTTTTCTTACGTGT
The Thermodesulfobacteriota bacterium DNA segment above includes these coding regions:
- the accC gene encoding acetyl-CoA carboxylase biotin carboxylase subunit: MFNKILISNRGEIAVRIIRACNELGVKTVAIYSDADRTSLHVALADEAYHVGPSAPSASYLVKEKIIEIAKTSKAEAIHPGFGFLAENETFAEMCEKEGIVFIGPSSKSIRLMGDKVTARKIAQETGVPLAPGSEGAVSDVEAGVIAKKIGYPIMIKASAGGGGKGMRLVLKEDDFKSSLRMARSEARSSFGDDSVYIEKFVEQPRHVEIQVIGDLHGNILHLFERECSIQRRHQKVIEETPSPAINAKTRKKMGEVAVKISEAVSYHGAGTVEFILDQKGNFYFLEMNTRIQVEHPVTEMVTGFDIVKWMIRIANGEKLPFKQKNITMKGHAIECRVYAEDPEMNFIPSPGKIVYFRAPNGPGIRNDSSIYSGSEITPFYDPMISKLIVWGETREVAISKMISALKEFVVLGVKTNIGFLLRVMANNEFKEGTIDTGFIERHSDTLKPTSLDIEPALVAAAIAMRDASHDIEKTKYRPASNWKLFSRKLGLTRNNML
- a CDS encoding carboxyl transferase domain-containing protein, encoding MKDKIEILEHKEKEAEQGGGKARIQKQHEMGKLTARERVNLLLDKGTFVELDKFVVHRCTDFNMDKNKILGDGVITGYGKIDGRQVFVFAQDFTVFGGSLGMVYANKIAKIMDLATQVGAPVIGLNDSGGARIQEGVESLAGYAHIFLRNVLASGVIPQISAIMGPCAGGAVYSPAMTDFIIMSKDTSYMFITGPDVIRAVTHEEVTREELGGAMVHNSTSGVAHFAAQNDKDCILLIKELLSFLPSNNMEDSPRISTDDPIERREMSLRGIVPENPNKPYDIKDVIRLIVDHGYFFEVQEHFAQNINIGFARLDGRVVGIVGNQPNVLAGCLDINASVKGGRFVRFCDCFNIPILTFVDVPGFLPGTAQEWGGIIKHGAKLLYAYCEATVPRVTVITRKAYGGAYDVMSSKHVRADINFAYPTAEIAVMGPEGAVNIIARKEIEQAEDPEAERVRLTEEYRERFANPYRAADLGFIDEVIRPEDTRPRVIRAFEMLEAKRQTNPPKKHGNIPL
- the coaE gene encoding dephospho-CoA kinase (Dephospho-CoA kinase (CoaE) performs the final step in coenzyme A biosynthesis.), whose product is MKIIGLTGNIASGKTEVANIFKQLGAKVIDADKIAREVVEPGEIAWKEIIEEFGNNILNTDGSINRKKLGEIVFNDDTKREQLNRITHPRIMTKLKELIDKYKKENGNLVIVEAALIVEKGGLLNLIDELIVVVTDEETQVERIMKRDGLRRDEALSRIKSQMPISEKTKHATHVIDNSGSLGESRKQVEEVWEKITTELPQRL
- a CDS encoding YfcE family phosphodiesterase — protein: MKIAIISDIHDNVWNLGAAVEKIQGADALICCGDLCSPFIVDLMADGFPKQIHIVFGNNDGDQYRITNNAIKYGGRVIIHGEFAELKLGGKRLAVNHYPNIARSIAESGDYDVVCFGHNHIYRVQHVNKTLLINPGAIMGYDGVNKKDIPSTFVVYDTVSDEFKGYEVRSKDDAKAISKIVVEIDETS
- a CDS encoding helix-turn-helix domain-containing protein — translated: MEDLLTIDEVSKRLKISKATVRRHIREGKLKAYKIGRVVRISSDDLKRIISPIDEVNRSKKTLDWFDGCQRLCREIKERHHSSLLEDSTETIRDLRHVRTIS
- a CDS encoding type II toxin-antitoxin system VapC family toxin encodes the protein MDKVCIDASLALKWVLPEIYTNRAQEVLRNWLLEGVSLVAPTLFIYEIASALRNKVHRQVITLKEGFSALNQIRSGNIELIYQPELVEMGWAISERLGLPTAYDSFYLALAEHEGCEFWTADENLVNILENNKIKWARWIGGS